From Pantanalinema sp., a single genomic window includes:
- a CDS encoding Bax inhibitor-1/YccA family protein, producing MRSGNPTLTDKTFESRPWAGEEAMTVPGTVNKTLLSLLILVAGASITWQLSGTNPALLPALSGLGLLGGLVVALVTVFKKEWSPLTAPLYAGLEGLVLGSVSAFAEGLYPGLPMQAVGLTFGTLFSLLLAYRSGLIRATENG from the coding sequence ATGCGATCCGGAAACCCCACCCTCACCGACAAGACCTTCGAATCGCGCCCCTGGGCAGGCGAGGAGGCCATGACCGTCCCGGGCACAGTCAACAAGACGCTGCTCTCGCTCCTCATCCTGGTCGCCGGCGCGAGCATCACCTGGCAGCTCTCCGGCACCAACCCCGCGCTGCTGCCGGCCCTGTCGGGCCTCGGGCTCCTGGGCGGCCTGGTCGTGGCCCTGGTCACCGTCTTCAAGAAGGAGTGGTCACCGCTCACGGCGCCGCTCTACGCGGGCCTCGAGGGGCTCGTGCTCGGCAGCGTCTCGGCCTTCGCCGAGGGCCTGTACCCCGGGCTGCCCATGCAGGCGGTCGGCCTCACCTTCGGCACCCTCTTCAGCCTCCTGCTGGCCTATCGCTCGGGCCTGATCCGCGCCACCGAGAACGGC